From a region of the Halobacteriovorax sp. HLS genome:
- a CDS encoding ATP-binding protein, which produces MDLLSKINIIAKTLFNTTDPNIALERSLASLGELLQVDNIWLVKNVLDEAGSQIQLEPYSEWYLNEEIGRINFDLLAGFTYEEIYDYYSIVISRGEPLFGNSSNFTFKSKKIGKYYKDMGMKSFIVVPIFYDSFHWGNLVLLDFNVERQWDSLAQAMTLISSIFGAHIRNMEFRDSINEEYVSDHGKKMATLGEMAAGIVHEINNPLFIINGFATKINNLIERDQLDKYQLMNISEMIQKNCKRVTSIISGLRMISRKTKLDELEVKSLKDIIESTIDISRERIRLADIDLKINFPDGDDFPVECHPEQLSQVLVNLFNNSYDSICENDGSKWIDLSLKDLGDRFLFSVTDSGSSIPNEIAQKIMQPFFTTKESGKGTGLGLSISKEIVSKHGGNFYLDQSCSNVKFIIELPKLEYE; this is translated from the coding sequence ATGGATTTACTAAGCAAAATAAATATCATTGCGAAGACGTTGTTCAATACGACCGACCCGAATATCGCTCTTGAAAGAAGCTTGGCTTCGCTTGGAGAGTTATTGCAAGTCGATAATATTTGGCTTGTCAAAAATGTTCTAGATGAAGCTGGTAGCCAGATTCAATTAGAGCCTTATAGTGAATGGTACCTAAATGAAGAAATTGGCCGTATTAATTTCGACTTGCTGGCCGGTTTTACTTATGAAGAAATCTACGATTACTATTCGATAGTTATTTCTAGAGGTGAACCACTCTTTGGAAACTCATCAAACTTTACCTTTAAATCTAAAAAAATTGGAAAGTACTATAAAGATATGGGGATGAAGAGCTTTATAGTCGTTCCCATTTTCTATGACTCCTTTCACTGGGGAAATCTTGTTTTACTAGATTTCAATGTTGAGAGGCAATGGGATTCTCTGGCGCAGGCCATGACACTCATTTCTTCAATTTTTGGGGCCCATATTAGAAATATGGAATTTAGAGATTCTATTAATGAAGAGTATGTTTCTGATCATGGAAAGAAAATGGCAACTCTTGGTGAGATGGCCGCAGGCATTGTTCACGAAATAAATAATCCACTCTTTATAATTAACGGTTTTGCGACAAAGATAAATAATCTTATTGAGCGTGATCAGTTAGATAAGTATCAATTGATGAATATTTCCGAGATGATTCAAAAGAATTGCAAGAGAGTTACAAGTATTATCTCTGGTCTTCGAATGATTTCTAGAAAGACTAAGCTTGATGAATTAGAAGTAAAAAGTTTGAAAGATATCATTGAATCCACAATAGATATATCTCGTGAAAGAATTAGGCTTGCTGATATCGATTTAAAAATTAATTTTCCTGATGGAGATGACTTTCCAGTAGAGTGTCATCCTGAGCAATTATCACAAGTATTGGTAAATCTCTTTAATAACTCCTATGATTCAATATGCGAAAATGATGGAAGTAAATGGATTGACTTAAGTTTAAAGGATTTGGGGGATAGATTTCTTTTCTCTGTGACTGATTCTGGAAGCTCAATACCAAATGAAATTGCTCAGAAAATTATGCAGCCTTTCTTCACGACAAAAGAGTCTGGAAAAGGAACAGGCTTAGGTCTTAGTATTTCCAAAGAAATTGTTAGTAAACATGGTGGAAATTTTTATCTTGACCAAAGTTGTTCAAACGTTAAGTTTATTATCGAATTACCAAAGCTAGAGTACGAATAA
- a CDS encoding ABC transporter substrate-binding protein: MTFFRIFIIYLLGVYFANAKVVTVSGIQGSLNSEISYAVLSEAYSQIGYTLKWKPLPAERSLRTSNSGEVDGELFRIGGIQRKYTNLLIVPVVINKLQGVVYAKNKDFKVNGWSSLKGSKIGIQRGVKFSENGTKGMLVEIFNSVDELLKSLGSRRIDVAIVSRVNGLKYKDSAKESKAIALRPFIEEFELFHYIHKKNEYLVEKLVTVLLQMKSSGRIDEIRRDYLSRYEVEQY; this comes from the coding sequence ATGACGTTTTTTCGAATTTTCATAATATACCTTTTAGGAGTATATTTTGCGAATGCAAAAGTTGTAACTGTCTCTGGTATTCAAGGTTCGTTAAATAGTGAGATTAGTTATGCTGTTCTTTCTGAAGCCTATTCTCAAATTGGATATACATTAAAGTGGAAGCCCCTACCGGCAGAAAGATCTCTTCGTACTTCTAATTCTGGTGAAGTTGATGGAGAACTTTTTCGTATTGGAGGTATTCAACGAAAGTATACAAATCTTCTTATTGTTCCTGTTGTAATTAATAAACTCCAAGGAGTTGTCTATGCCAAGAATAAAGACTTTAAAGTAAATGGTTGGTCTTCTTTAAAGGGTTCTAAAATAGGAATTCAAAGAGGTGTGAAGTTCTCTGAAAATGGCACAAAAGGTATGTTGGTCGAAATTTTTAATTCGGTAGATGAGCTCTTAAAAAGTTTAGGTAGTAGGCGAATAGATGTCGCAATCGTCTCGAGAGTGAATGGACTTAAGTATAAAGACTCTGCAAAAGAGTCAAAGGCTATTGCTCTGAGACCGTTTATTGAAGAGTTTGAACTCTTTCATTATATTCACAAAAAGAATGAATATTTAGTTGAAAAGCTAGTTACTGTTCTTTTACAAATGAAAAGCTCTGGTCGAATCGATGAAATACGAAGAGATTATTTAAGTAGGTATGAAGTTGAGCAATATTAA
- a CDS encoding ATP-binding protein, whose product MSNIKKNDLQNSLSKKFLKITIYSYIAITAIITIIQLSMTYFNTQERISYEIKQIPQSYGPSIGAAIWSFNDDALVSSVNGLLEKDMISGVNVQYSSEEISVGIVKKNGHYYSYEFSGTDDTAKKLSGNLNFLEEFKFPIVFKTVQKELHTVGIMTIYVSKEVFYKEIKRSLILVVTNSVLILVFLILISSIFLKRIISNPLEQLVSEIDKVSFSNLDESFLVSTHSTSDDEIRHLEHSFNNLISKLIVSKQEISQLTSGLESQIEERTADLIGALEQAKTSSKAKSQFLANMSHELRTPLNAITGFSAVLMEDLQKMNLSKEYIDNLSNIHQSSIHLTQVVSDILSLSKIESGKMKLDISSCSLKEVCNSVFSMTEHFAKEKNIEYNYSFSDDCDFVCDTDETKIKQVLLNLISNAIKFTPKEGSISFNIKRDKLDNILVEVIDTGIGIEASKIDVIFKEFEQAEMSTTKKFGGTGLGLSISKKLVTMLGGSLEVTSVVSKGSTFSVILPLKPIDNIQNNVENEIDYSIDGLDFLVFEDNKLNQKLIGTLLKRSGATCTLACDGLDGLEKLKLKRPDVILMDLHMPNMNGLQATVEIRKKFSSSELPIFALSADIMEESIIETKKAGMNGFLSKPVQMKELKKQVSLESKKAST is encoded by the coding sequence TTGAGCAATATTAAAAAAAATGACCTTCAGAACTCCTTATCCAAGAAGTTTTTAAAAATTACAATTTATAGCTATATTGCTATTACTGCTATTATTACAATTATTCAACTCTCGATGACTTACTTTAATACACAAGAGCGTATTAGTTACGAGATTAAACAAATTCCTCAATCATACGGGCCTAGTATAGGCGCTGCAATTTGGTCTTTTAATGACGATGCACTAGTTTCATCTGTTAATGGCCTACTCGAAAAAGATATGATCTCTGGTGTAAATGTGCAGTATTCTTCTGAAGAGATCTCAGTTGGTATTGTAAAGAAGAATGGTCATTATTATAGTTACGAGTTTTCTGGAACTGATGATACGGCGAAGAAGCTTAGTGGTAATTTAAATTTTCTTGAAGAGTTTAAATTTCCAATAGTTTTTAAAACAGTGCAAAAAGAACTTCATACTGTTGGGATTATGACAATCTATGTTTCAAAAGAAGTTTTTTATAAAGAAATTAAAAGAAGTCTTATTCTCGTTGTTACAAACTCTGTTCTAATTTTGGTTTTCCTCATTCTTATCTCGTCTATTTTCTTGAAACGAATTATTTCTAATCCTCTTGAACAACTTGTATCTGAAATTGATAAGGTTAGTTTTTCAAACTTAGATGAAAGTTTTCTTGTTTCGACGCACTCTACTTCAGATGATGAGATTCGCCACCTTGAACATTCATTTAATAATCTAATTTCAAAATTAATCGTCTCCAAGCAGGAAATCAGTCAACTGACTTCTGGTCTGGAGTCTCAAATTGAAGAAAGAACTGCTGATCTTATTGGTGCGCTTGAACAGGCCAAAACATCTAGTAAGGCAAAAAGTCAGTTCTTGGCAAATATGAGTCATGAGCTTAGAACTCCGCTAAATGCCATAACAGGTTTTAGTGCAGTACTTATGGAAGATTTACAAAAAATGAATCTATCAAAAGAGTATATTGATAACTTATCAAATATTCACCAGTCTTCAATTCATCTAACTCAAGTAGTAAGTGATATTCTTAGCTTATCAAAGATTGAGTCAGGAAAAATGAAGCTAGATATTTCTTCATGCTCTTTAAAAGAAGTTTGTAACTCAGTTTTTTCTATGACTGAACACTTCGCAAAAGAAAAAAATATTGAGTATAACTATTCATTTTCTGATGATTGTGACTTTGTATGCGACACTGATGAGACGAAGATCAAACAAGTATTACTAAATCTTATATCAAATGCGATCAAGTTTACCCCAAAGGAGGGGAGTATCTCATTTAATATCAAACGAGATAAGTTAGATAATATTCTTGTTGAGGTAATAGACACTGGAATAGGGATAGAAGCTTCTAAGATAGATGTGATCTTTAAAGAGTTTGAGCAAGCTGAAATGTCGACAACAAAGAAATTTGGTGGCACAGGACTTGGCCTTTCAATTTCAAAAAAGTTAGTGACTATGCTTGGAGGTTCTTTAGAAGTTACAAGTGTAGTTTCTAAAGGTTCTACTTTTTCTGTCATTCTCCCACTTAAGCCAATTGATAATATTCAAAATAATGTTGAGAATGAAATTGATTATTCAATTGATGGTCTGGATTTCTTAGTTTTCGAAGATAATAAACTCAATCAGAAACTTATTGGAACACTTTTAAAAAGATCTGGAGCAACATGTACTTTGGCCTGCGATGGACTAGATGGTCTTGAAAAACTAAAACTAAAACGTCCTGATGTAATACTCATGGATCTTCATATGCCCAATATGAATGGACTTCAGGCAACAGTGGAAATTCGAAAGAAGTTTAGTAGTAGCGAGCTGCCAATCTTTGCTTTAAGTGCTGATATAATGGAAGAGAGTATAATTGAAACTAAAAAGGCCGGAATGAATGGATTTCTCTCTAAGCCAGTTCAAATGAAAGAACTAAAGAAACAAGTTAGTCTAGAAAGTAAAAAGGCCTCAACTTAG
- a CDS encoding zinc-dependent metalloprotease, with translation MKYIMLLALLLSSSISAGIQVKHTDTSPLLNAVKGNKKSLSTGDNYNLTLKKEALGHLFLLHTSIIDNPPAATGNPLAAKIIYFKRSGNFVGMFESTNGKLVTNSVTTEILLAKFPLIMEDNTSLIFNFEQGMKVLFQKSSYFIANPQRDPSTESTYSIVESFLNKVVLRNNHIFIDQYLRVESSATTTTPASIEPVQIKYTLSTYIKNENFKPTQSPGFDYVGYFENHPIYPTDSEGQIIEQPVTHIKKFDINKGIKFSLTSNIPQKYKQAVIDGILYWNKAFKKEVITVDTLKPNISIHEPGYNIVQWLDWDTAGFAYAASNSDPLTGEIHQAHVFMTSSFANGSYKSVKNLLNRILVEQKKPVQKMGLTGFESSKLCNHGEQSAVAEIERIKELTNDLDASNLSDEEKEIIYTRYVSDYVRQVVAHEVGHTLGFRHNFAASLETTIDSSNYNSISKDYLISGDVASTIKVASSVMDYTPGYFSNLIGAKIRLEKEVLDYDQHVVNVAYFEEAQYSELQFCTDDHAGKYYDCFRFDAFANVMAEKQFFMEQSLNIMAHNLISTTFSFLGDEQMTEEMKIFSLQNFYNTAEYQVSWFAKNRLKPLIEKAKLGKISRTIERLTPMNVESSFDMDAFFLLNKQKIKSDFDKIGGMNKVLFENLTPTKDNSGWISPLTRKMKEKAYELLPKYYPELKNEKIIELTKLKINEHAIAFDRKLLFYAIQYLDQPYSYEQEGMSDQIYKLTSTLIGTNSSIALENAPLIYTPEFKYAVNGKSLRKEAFDLLKSDLFPSSHSFKRRMKKVKAKVYASFEKLETGIVTTFGDIDSTPDDIYEFYMNEKSLYRMIK, from the coding sequence ATGAAATATATCATGTTGCTAGCTCTACTTCTAAGTAGTTCAATCTCGGCCGGCATTCAAGTTAAACATACAGATACATCTCCACTACTTAATGCTGTTAAGGGAAATAAGAAATCTCTTTCGACTGGAGATAACTACAATCTAACATTAAAGAAAGAGGCCCTTGGACACCTCTTCCTTTTACACACTTCGATTATAGATAACCCTCCTGCAGCAACAGGAAACCCTCTTGCGGCCAAAATTATTTACTTCAAAAGAAGTGGTAACTTTGTTGGTATGTTTGAATCTACAAATGGAAAGCTAGTTACGAATTCAGTAACAACAGAAATATTACTAGCAAAATTTCCTCTTATTATGGAGGATAACACAAGCTTAATCTTTAACTTTGAACAAGGGATGAAAGTTCTATTCCAAAAGTCATCATATTTTATCGCAAACCCACAAAGAGACCCTAGTACAGAGAGCACTTACTCTATAGTTGAAAGTTTCTTAAATAAAGTAGTGCTAAGAAATAATCATATATTCATAGACCAGTATTTAAGAGTTGAATCTTCTGCTACAACTACAACTCCAGCGAGTATTGAGCCTGTTCAAATAAAATATACTCTATCTACTTACATAAAAAATGAGAACTTTAAACCAACACAAAGCCCAGGCTTTGATTACGTTGGTTATTTTGAAAACCACCCAATTTACCCAACAGACTCTGAAGGGCAAATAATTGAACAACCCGTTACTCATATAAAGAAGTTTGATATTAATAAAGGTATTAAGTTTTCTCTTACATCAAATATTCCGCAGAAGTACAAGCAAGCAGTCATTGACGGTATTCTTTACTGGAATAAGGCATTTAAAAAAGAAGTTATAACCGTTGATACACTTAAACCAAATATCAGTATTCATGAACCTGGATACAATATAGTTCAATGGCTAGATTGGGATACAGCAGGTTTTGCTTATGCTGCATCAAACTCTGACCCACTTACTGGCGAGATTCATCAGGCACACGTCTTTATGACAAGCTCATTTGCCAATGGTTCGTACAAGTCCGTCAAAAACCTTTTAAATAGAATTCTAGTGGAACAAAAAAAACCTGTTCAGAAAATGGGACTAACAGGATTTGAATCTTCTAAACTTTGTAACCATGGTGAGCAAAGTGCAGTTGCTGAAATAGAAAGAATTAAAGAGTTAACTAATGATCTAGACGCAAGCAACTTATCGGATGAAGAAAAGGAAATAATCTACACTAGATATGTTTCAGATTACGTTCGTCAAGTTGTTGCCCACGAAGTTGGTCACACACTTGGCTTTAGACATAACTTCGCAGCGAGCTTAGAGACAACAATTGACTCTAGCAACTACAACTCTATATCAAAGGACTACTTAATCTCTGGAGATGTAGCGTCAACTATAAAGGTTGCAAGTTCTGTAATGGACTACACTCCGGGCTACTTCTCAAATTTAATTGGAGCAAAGATTCGCCTAGAAAAAGAAGTACTGGACTATGATCAACACGTAGTAAATGTTGCTTACTTTGAAGAAGCTCAATATTCAGAGCTTCAATTCTGTACTGATGACCATGCAGGAAAGTATTACGATTGTTTTAGATTCGATGCTTTTGCAAATGTAATGGCTGAGAAGCAATTCTTTATGGAGCAATCTTTAAATATAATGGCCCATAACCTTATTTCTACTACATTCTCATTTCTTGGTGATGAGCAAATGACTGAAGAGATGAAAATATTTAGTCTTCAAAACTTCTATAATACAGCAGAGTACCAAGTCAGCTGGTTTGCTAAAAACCGTCTAAAACCACTTATTGAAAAGGCCAAGCTTGGAAAAATTAGTAGAACAATTGAAAGACTTACTCCAATGAATGTGGAGTCATCTTTTGATATGGATGCTTTTTTCTTATTGAATAAGCAAAAGATTAAAAGTGACTTTGATAAGATTGGAGGAATGAACAAAGTACTATTTGAAAACCTAACTCCAACTAAAGACAATTCAGGTTGGATAAGTCCTTTGACAAGAAAGATGAAAGAGAAGGCCTATGAACTTCTTCCAAAGTATTATCCAGAACTAAAGAATGAGAAAATTATTGAACTAACTAAGTTAAAAATTAATGAGCACGCAATAGCGTTTGATAGAAAGCTACTCTTCTACGCTATTCAATACTTAGATCAACCGTATTCTTATGAACAAGAAGGAATGAGTGATCAAATTTACAAGTTAACTTCAACTCTTATTGGAACAAACTCATCTATTGCTCTGGAAAACGCTCCACTTATTTACACTCCAGAGTTTAAATATGCTGTGAATGGGAAGTCTCTAAGAAAAGAGGCATTTGATCTGTTAAAATCGGACCTCTTTCCAAGCTCCCATAGTTTTAAAAGAAGAATGAAAAAAGTTAAGGCAAAAGTTTATGCAAGCTTTGAAAAGTTAGAAACTGGTATTGTGACGACTTTTGGTGACATAGATTCAACGCCTGATGATATTTACGAGTTCTATATGAATGAAAAGAGTTTATACAGAATGATAAAGTAA
- the pyrE gene encoding orotate phosphoribosyltransferase: protein MQREKEVAKILLDNNCLQLSPSEPFTYASGLKGPIYCDNRKLLSFVEARSRIVQHFVETINESGIKFDQLAGLATAGIPHCAFIANELSVPMIYIRGKAKGHGKQNQIEGSFKKGQSILLVEDLINQGKSLEDAIIAALAEGLVPVGVVSIVTYEMQKSKEILSKYKIPLISLTNFSDIVSLALEQNVISTDELNMLTSWQLDPANWVRK from the coding sequence ATGCAAAGAGAGAAAGAAGTTGCAAAGATTTTATTAGATAATAACTGCTTACAACTTTCTCCTAGTGAGCCGTTTACTTATGCATCGGGTCTAAAGGGTCCTATCTACTGCGATAATAGAAAGCTGCTTAGTTTTGTTGAAGCAAGGAGTCGTATCGTTCAGCACTTTGTTGAGACAATAAATGAAAGTGGTATCAAGTTTGATCAACTTGCTGGCCTTGCAACTGCGGGGATTCCTCACTGTGCTTTTATCGCAAACGAACTTAGTGTCCCAATGATTTATATCCGTGGGAAAGCAAAGGGGCATGGTAAACAAAATCAGATTGAAGGAAGTTTTAAAAAGGGACAGTCTATTTTATTAGTAGAAGATCTTATAAACCAAGGCAAGAGTCTAGAGGATGCTATCATAGCGGCTTTGGCCGAAGGATTGGTCCCTGTGGGAGTCGTTTCGATTGTTACTTACGAGATGCAAAAGTCTAAAGAGATTTTGAGTAAATATAAGATACCCTTAATATCATTAACAAATTTCTCCGATATAGTCTCTTTGGCCCTTGAGCAAAATGTGATTTCTACCGATGAGTTGAATATGTTAACTTCATGGCAACTTGACCCAGCAAATTGGGTTCGAAAGTAA
- a CDS encoding citrate synthase codes for MANNAKLDLGDKTIDLPIIEGSEGEKALDISKLRGETGFITLDNGFVNTGSCQSAITFLNGEKGILRYRGYPIEQLAESSNFLEVSWLLFYGELPTAAELESFTKKVASFNTLPEGIEKIVDTFPKTAHPMGVLSSATVALSAYYENHLGPQPTDADKDELFAQLMAQLKLIVARFYRKSLGLAPIASDPSLSYSADFLNMMFENTDADVAKALDVLLILHADHEQNCSASTVRVVGSSHANVFTTISGGIDALWGQLHGGANQAVLEMLEQIKNEGGNASSALAKAKDKEDPFKLMGFGHRVYKNFDPRAKIIKVACDKVLEKLNVNDPLLEIAKGLEAEALQDDYFVARKLYPNVDFYSGIIYKALGIPTNMFTAMFVLGRLPGWLSQWKELREDPSAKICRPRQIYIGQTERNYKKIEDR; via the coding sequence ATGGCAAATAACGCAAAGCTAGATTTAGGCGACAAAACTATTGATCTACCGATTATTGAAGGAAGTGAAGGTGAAAAGGCCTTAGATATTTCCAAGCTTCGTGGAGAGACTGGATTTATCACACTCGATAATGGTTTTGTTAATACTGGTTCATGCCAATCAGCAATAACATTCTTAAATGGTGAAAAAGGAATTCTTCGTTATAGAGGATATCCTATAGAGCAATTGGCCGAAAGCTCAAACTTCTTAGAGGTTTCATGGCTATTATTCTATGGAGAGCTACCAACAGCTGCTGAGCTTGAATCTTTCACAAAGAAAGTTGCAAGTTTCAATACGCTTCCTGAAGGAATTGAGAAGATAGTGGATACTTTCCCAAAGACAGCTCATCCAATGGGTGTTTTATCTTCTGCGACTGTTGCACTTTCTGCTTACTACGAAAATCATCTTGGACCTCAGCCAACTGATGCTGATAAAGATGAACTCTTTGCACAATTAATGGCTCAACTTAAATTAATCGTTGCTAGATTTTACAGAAAGTCACTTGGTCTTGCTCCGATAGCATCTGATCCAAGTCTTTCTTATAGTGCAGACTTTCTAAATATGATGTTTGAAAATACTGACGCAGACGTTGCAAAAGCGCTAGACGTTCTACTCATTCTTCATGCTGATCATGAGCAAAACTGTTCGGCTTCAACTGTTAGAGTAGTAGGTTCTTCACATGCAAATGTATTTACAACAATCTCAGGTGGAATTGATGCTTTATGGGGTCAACTACACGGTGGAGCTAATCAGGCAGTTTTAGAGATGCTTGAGCAAATTAAGAATGAAGGTGGAAATGCATCTTCGGCTTTAGCAAAAGCAAAAGACAAAGAAGATCCATTCAAATTAATGGGATTTGGTCATAGAGTTTATAAGAATTTTGACCCTAGGGCGAAGATCATTAAAGTTGCATGTGATAAGGTTCTAGAGAAGCTAAATGTAAACGATCCTCTATTAGAGATTGCTAAAGGGCTTGAAGCTGAAGCGTTACAGGATGATTACTTTGTAGCAAGAAAGCTTTATCCAAATGTAGACTTTTACTCGGGAATTATTTATAAGGCCCTTGGGATTCCTACAAATATGTTTACTGCGATGTTTGTTCTTGGAAGACTTCCTGGATGGCTATCTCAGTGGAAGGAATTACGTGAAGATCCTTCAGCTAAGATTTGTAGACCACGTCAAATCTACATAGGACAGACCGAAAGAAATTATAAAAAAATTGAAGACAGATAA